Proteins encoded together in one Nocardioides marinisabuli window:
- a CDS encoding OsmC family protein → MSDDEPRTSPQTGPETGPETLRSVDLVKIGPERFKATNGRGGVLPIGHGDDPDFTPVELMLAAVAGCGAIDLTLVTGKRAEPTAFAAHAEGHKIRDEGGNRVTGITVTFEIEFPEGPEGDAARAVVPRTVQQVQDRLCTVGRTITVGDQVRYRTADQD, encoded by the coding sequence ATGAGCGACGACGAACCCCGCACCAGCCCCCAGACCGGTCCCGAGACCGGCCCCGAGACCCTGCGCAGCGTCGACCTGGTCAAGATCGGGCCCGAGCGGTTCAAGGCCACCAACGGTCGCGGGGGCGTGCTGCCCATCGGGCACGGCGACGACCCCGACTTCACGCCTGTCGAGCTGATGCTGGCCGCCGTGGCCGGCTGCGGCGCCATCGACCTGACGCTGGTGACCGGCAAGCGCGCCGAGCCGACGGCCTTCGCCGCGCACGCCGAGGGCCACAAGATCCGTGACGAGGGCGGCAACCGGGTCACCGGCATCACCGTCACGTTCGAGATCGAGTTCCCCGAGGGGCCCGAGGGTGACGCCGCGCGCGCCGTCGTGCCGCGCACGGTGCAGCAGGTCCAGGACCGGCTGTGCACCGTGGGCCGCACGATCACCGTGGGCGACCAGGTGCGCTACCGCACCGCCGACCAGGACTGA
- a CDS encoding peptidylprolyl isomerase, whose amino-acid sequence MLTRPLATMAVLACVGALAACGSENDSSASDSPTTESGQSPEASSGEAGDTGSFGPAAEGECAYVEDGNPSKDVDLPPADPTVEGEIQVTMATSIGDLEATLDAASTPCTVGSFVSLAEQDYFAGTTCHRLTTQGIFVLQCGDPTATGTGGPGYTIPDELSGEETYPAGTLAMAKTPYPDSGGSQFFIVYEDTPLPAQYTVFGTVDAAGVKAVAQAAADGADDSNGPGDGAPNTAVDIEGVTVG is encoded by the coding sequence ATGCTGACCCGACCCCTCGCCACCATGGCCGTCCTGGCCTGCGTCGGCGCCCTCGCCGCGTGCGGCTCCGAGAACGACTCGTCCGCCTCCGACTCCCCCACCACCGAGAGCGGCCAGAGCCCCGAGGCCTCCTCGGGCGAGGCCGGCGACACCGGCTCGTTCGGCCCCGCCGCCGAGGGCGAGTGCGCCTACGTCGAGGACGGCAACCCCTCCAAGGACGTCGACCTCCCGCCCGCCGACCCGACCGTCGAGGGCGAGATCCAGGTGACGATGGCGACCAGCATCGGCGACCTCGAGGCCACCCTCGACGCCGCCAGCACCCCGTGCACGGTCGGCTCCTTCGTCTCCCTGGCCGAGCAGGATTACTTCGCCGGCACCACCTGCCACCGCCTCACCACCCAGGGCATCTTCGTGCTCCAGTGCGGCGACCCGACCGCCACCGGCACCGGCGGCCCCGGCTACACGATCCCCGACGAGCTCAGCGGCGAGGAGACCTACCCCGCGGGCACGCTGGCGATGGCCAAGACGCCGTACCCCGACTCGGGCGGCTCGCAGTTCTTCATCGTCTACGAGGACACCCCGCTGCCGGCCCAGTACACCGTCTTCGGCACCGTCGACGCCGCCGGGGTGAAGGCCGTGGCCCAGGCCGCCGCCGACGGCGCCGACGACAGCAACGGCCCCGGCGACGGCGCCCCCAACACGGCCGTCGACATCGAGGGCGTCACCGTCGGCTGA
- a CDS encoding Fe-S cluster assembly protein HesB has product MLTLTENATTIVKEIASQDGLPDTAGLRITSESETDPSFAVTAADAGQPGDQVVEQSGATIYLDESAAVMLDDKVLDAAVDPTGKVEFALGLQQ; this is encoded by the coding sequence ATGCTCACCCTCACCGAGAACGCCACCACCATCGTCAAGGAGATCGCGTCCCAGGACGGCCTCCCCGACACCGCCGGGCTCCGCATCACCTCGGAGTCCGAGACCGACCCCAGCTTCGCCGTCACGGCCGCTGACGCCGGCCAGCCCGGCGACCAGGTCGTCGAGCAGTCCGGCGCGACCATCTACCTCGACGAGTCGGCCGCGGTCATGCTCGACGACAAGGTGCTCGACGCCGCCGTCGACCCGACCGGCAAGGTCGAGTTCGCCCTGGGCCTGCAGCAGTAG
- a CDS encoding sortase domain-bontaining protein yields the protein MRPAAGASRRAPAPVVLAVLAGALLGAAGCAGPADPEPAATPDATPAATPETTPAATPEARLEPAATLEPEEPVLASDGRPVRAALSIPRLGITDLAVLPYRGVTDDAPGSRIQDGGVAASPHGPGGGVGPGGVGSFQVTGHRLSAGGVFRELPSLVRGDRVHVEALGTRYVYEITGTRTTSFRSARSLREQRAAVPGRPGVEPTQAMIVLSTCRTLEDHAEGNYWSDRFGNPEHRIDKIGVLRRIVPAGG from the coding sequence ATGAGGCCCGCAGCCGGTGCGTCGCGGCGTGCGCCGGCGCCGGTGGTGCTGGCGGTGCTGGCCGGCGCGCTGCTGGGCGCCGCCGGCTGCGCGGGCCCCGCCGACCCCGAGCCTGCGGCGACCCCCGACGCGACCCCCGCGGCCACCCCCGAGACGACCCCCGCGGCCACCCCGGAGGCAAGGCTGGAACCCGCGGCGACGTTGGAGCCCGAGGAGCCCGTGCTCGCCTCCGACGGGCGACCGGTGCGCGCCGCCCTGTCGATCCCGCGGCTGGGCATCACCGACCTGGCCGTCCTGCCCTACCGCGGCGTCACCGACGACGCCCCCGGCAGCCGGATCCAGGACGGCGGGGTCGCGGCGAGCCCCCACGGTCCCGGCGGCGGGGTGGGCCCGGGCGGGGTGGGCAGCTTCCAGGTCACCGGGCACCGGCTCTCGGCGGGCGGGGTCTTCCGCGAGCTGCCCTCGCTGGTGCGTGGCGACCGGGTGCACGTCGAGGCCCTCGGCACCCGCTACGTCTACGAGATCACCGGCACCCGCACGACCTCCTTCCGCTCGGCCCGCTCGCTGCGCGAGCAGCGCGCGGCGGTGCCGGGGCGCCCGGGGGTCGAGCCCACCCAGGCGATGATCGTGCTGTCAACCTGCCGCACCCTGGAGGACCACGCCGAGGGCAACTACTGGTCCGACCGGTTCGGCAACCCCGAGCACCGCATCGACAAGATCGGTGTGCTGCGCCGGATCGTGCCCGCCGGCGGTTGA
- a CDS encoding alanine racemase, producing the protein MPVPTPHLRVDLDRLRHNVRRAADHAAAARVALRPHVKTHKSIEIARLQLVSGARGITVATVGEAEAFARLGCTDVFIAYPVWVDDDRAARLRDLAEIARVAVGVDSAQGAANTGRRLGGTGIEVLVEIDSGHHRTGVAPELAGVVAQAARRAGLPVRGVFTFPGHGYAPGAVAEVAAAEAHSLRVARRSVEATGLPVRVVSGGSTPTLAASLSGPRAYGDDDDTAEVELRPGVYVFGDAQQWELGTCSPDDIALTARATVVSVAGGRVVLDTGSKVLGADRASYASGFGRLMHRPDARILSLSEHHAVVDAGPGRAPRLGEQLDVVPNHACAAVNLADELWVEEAGGLRPWPVTARGLNS; encoded by the coding sequence ATGCCCGTGCCGACCCCGCACCTGCGTGTGGACCTCGACCGGCTGCGCCACAACGTACGCCGCGCCGCCGACCACGCGGCGGCCGCGCGGGTGGCCCTGCGCCCGCACGTGAAGACCCACAAGAGCATCGAGATCGCCCGCCTCCAGCTGGTCTCCGGGGCGCGCGGGATCACCGTGGCCACGGTCGGCGAGGCCGAGGCCTTCGCGCGGCTCGGGTGCACCGACGTCTTCATCGCCTACCCGGTCTGGGTCGACGACGACCGTGCGGCCCGGCTGCGCGACCTCGCCGAGATCGCCCGGGTGGCGGTCGGCGTCGACTCGGCGCAGGGCGCCGCCAACACCGGGCGCCGCCTGGGCGGCACCGGCATCGAGGTGCTCGTCGAGATCGACTCCGGGCACCACCGCACGGGTGTCGCCCCCGAGCTGGCCGGCGTGGTCGCGCAGGCCGCGCGCCGCGCGGGACTGCCGGTGCGCGGGGTCTTCACCTTCCCCGGGCACGGCTACGCACCCGGGGCGGTCGCCGAGGTCGCCGCCGCCGAGGCGCACTCGCTGCGGGTGGCGCGGCGCTCGGTGGAGGCCACCGGCCTGCCCGTGCGCGTCGTCTCGGGCGGCTCCACCCCCACGCTCGCCGCCAGCCTGTCGGGCCCGCGGGCCTACGGCGACGACGACGACACCGCCGAGGTCGAGCTGCGCCCCGGCGTCTACGTCTTCGGCGACGCCCAGCAGTGGGAGCTCGGCACCTGCAGCCCCGACGACATCGCCCTGACCGCGCGCGCCACGGTGGTCAGCGTCGCCGGCGGCCGGGTCGTGCTCGACACCGGCAGCAAGGTGCTGGGGGCCGACCGGGCGTCGTACGCCAGCGGCTTCGGTCGCCTGATGCACCGCCCCGACGCGCGCATCCTGTCCCTCTCGGAGCACCACGCCGTCGTCGACGCCGGGCCCGGACGCGCCCCGCGGCTGGGTGAGCAGCTCGACGTGGTGCCCAACCACGCCTGCGCCGCGGTGAACCTCGCCGACGAGCTCTGGGTCGAGGAGGCCGGCGGGCTGCGACCGTGGCCGGTGACCGCCCGGGGCCTGAACTCCTGA
- a CDS encoding NADP-dependent oxidoreductase yields MSTPTRQIQLTARPHGEPVPTDFRTVETELPAPGAGEVLVRNTFLSVDPYMRGRMNDTKSYVPPYALDAPMEGGAVGEVVESNDESLSVGDTVLHMAGWREHAVLPASAARKVDTSAIPASAYLGVLGMPGLTAYVGLTRVAQMAEGDVVFVSGAAGAVGSLAGQMARHLGASKVIGSAGTPEKVRWLTEELGFDAAFDYHDGPVHKQLREHGPIDVYFDNVGGDHLEAAIGAMADFGRVAACGAIASYNATEAPSGPRNMMMLVQKRLTLRGFIVSDHAEAAGEFYRRAGQWVADGELVARETVTEGLDSTVDAFLGLLSGANTGKMVVRL; encoded by the coding sequence ATGAGCACCCCCACCCGACAGATCCAGCTGACCGCCCGCCCGCACGGGGAGCCGGTGCCCACCGACTTCCGCACCGTCGAGACCGAGCTGCCCGCCCCCGGCGCCGGCGAGGTCCTGGTGCGCAACACCTTCCTCTCCGTCGACCCCTACATGCGCGGCCGGATGAACGACACCAAGTCCTACGTGCCGCCGTACGCCCTCGACGCGCCCATGGAGGGCGGCGCCGTCGGCGAGGTGGTCGAGAGCAACGACGAGTCGCTGTCGGTCGGTGACACCGTGCTGCACATGGCCGGCTGGCGCGAGCACGCCGTGCTGCCCGCCTCGGCGGCGCGCAAGGTCGACACGTCCGCGATCCCGGCCTCCGCCTACCTCGGCGTCCTCGGCATGCCGGGCCTGACGGCGTACGTCGGCCTGACCCGGGTCGCGCAGATGGCGGAGGGCGACGTCGTCTTCGTCTCCGGCGCGGCCGGGGCCGTCGGCTCGCTGGCCGGCCAGATGGCCCGCCACCTGGGCGCCTCGAAGGTCATCGGCTCGGCCGGCACCCCCGAGAAGGTCCGCTGGCTGACCGAGGAGCTCGGCTTCGACGCCGCCTTCGACTACCACGACGGCCCGGTGCACAAGCAGCTGCGCGAGCACGGCCCCATCGACGTGTACTTCGACAACGTGGGCGGCGACCACCTCGAGGCCGCCATCGGCGCCATGGCCGACTTCGGCCGCGTGGCGGCCTGCGGCGCGATCGCCAGCTACAACGCCACCGAGGCCCCCAGCGGCCCGCGCAACATGATGATGCTGGTGCAGAAGCGCCTGACGCTGCGCGGCTTCATCGTCAGCGACCACGCCGAGGCCGCCGGCGAGTTCTACCGCCGCGCCGGCCAGTGGGTCGCCGACGGCGAGCTGGTCGCGCGGGAGACCGTCACCGAGGGTCTCGACAGCACCGTGGACGCCTTCCTCGGCCTGCTCTCCGGCGCCAACACCGGCAAGATGGTCGTGCGCCTCTGA
- a CDS encoding glycoside hydrolase family 26 protein — protein MSELSRRPDRSRLSRAGTAVVALAVASLGILLLSAPADAARPRKAPARAAAAPQPTERLLGVAVPGAPTDLREYEDLGNALGRRPEQVTFYAAWATVPDFPAADAARIAAAGAVPELTWEPWDPAAGTTQPAYALDRIAAGAHDAYLKRWARQVRSYGAPLVIRMAHEMNGSWYPWAEGVNGNEAGDYRAAWRHVVKVFRAQRVTNVSWFWAPNVPFHGSVPLAGLYPGDDVVDRVGLDGYNWGTTQSWSSWQSAEQVFGPGLAEISAFTSRPFFIGEVGSAEQGGDKGAWLRDMWAWLDRTPAVRGLTWFHFDKEADWRIWSSPGSFEAFRAGYAAFR, from the coding sequence ATGTCCGAGCTCTCCCGTCGTCCCGACCGCTCCCGCCTCAGCCGCGCCGGCACCGCGGTCGTCGCCCTGGCCGTGGCCTCGCTCGGCATCCTGCTGCTCTCGGCGCCCGCCGACGCGGCCCGCCCGCGCAAGGCCCCGGCGCGCGCCGCCGCCGCTCCCCAGCCCACCGAGCGCCTGCTCGGGGTGGCGGTGCCCGGTGCGCCCACCGACCTGCGCGAGTACGAGGACCTCGGCAACGCCCTGGGCCGTCGCCCCGAGCAGGTCACCTTCTACGCGGCCTGGGCCACCGTGCCCGACTTCCCGGCCGCCGACGCCGCCCGGATCGCCGCGGCCGGGGCGGTGCCCGAGCTGACCTGGGAGCCGTGGGACCCCGCGGCCGGCACCACGCAGCCGGCGTACGCGCTCGACCGGATCGCCGCCGGCGCCCACGACGCCTACCTCAAGCGCTGGGCGCGCCAGGTGCGCTCGTACGGCGCCCCACTGGTGATCCGGATGGCCCACGAGATGAACGGCTCCTGGTACCCCTGGGCCGAGGGCGTCAACGGCAACGAGGCCGGTGACTACCGCGCCGCCTGGCGCCACGTCGTCAAGGTCTTCCGCGCCCAGCGCGTCACCAACGTCTCGTGGTTCTGGGCCCCCAACGTGCCCTTCCACGGCTCGGTGCCGCTGGCCGGCCTCTACCCCGGCGACGACGTGGTGGACCGCGTCGGCCTCGACGGCTACAACTGGGGCACCACCCAGTCGTGGTCGAGCTGGCAGAGCGCCGAGCAGGTCTTCGGCCCCGGCCTCGCCGAGATCTCCGCCTTCACCTCGCGCCCGTTCTTCATCGGCGAGGTCGGCAGCGCCGAGCAGGGTGGCGACAAGGGCGCCTGGCTGCGCGACATGTGGGCCTGGCTCGACCGCACCCCCGCGGTGCGCGGGCTGACCTGGTTCCACTTCGACAAGGAGGCCGACTGGCGGATCTGGAGCAGTCCCGGGTCCTTCGAGGCCTTCCGGGCCGGGTACGCCGCCTTCCGCTGA
- a CDS encoding YwqG family protein — translation MGYAEALDALVEAAPPGSGVRSLLRPCAAGLVSEDTERTGVLRRRTPVAPPVTGSYVGGHPFLPDDAEWPRDPDEWPMHFVLQVAFADVPALPGFPREGLLQMFVRDDSTHGLTFDDTAGTRGLLCRWYDAAALARPVEVTSTTPVFTSDDSPLADPQHPVALEFTSIWSLPLGWENLADDVAAAPEAFAALEELLETREDLVEALEQAVAEHGRWSGVHVGGWPSFVQGAPDVPAYGSSQLLVGMAGGLFEWGDVGNAHLFGDPEALAAGDVSRLWWEWAS, via the coding sequence GTGGGCTACGCGGAGGCGCTGGACGCGCTGGTGGAGGCGGCACCACCCGGCTCGGGGGTGCGTTCGCTGCTGCGCCCGTGTGCGGCCGGGCTGGTCAGCGAGGACACCGAGCGCACCGGCGTCCTGCGCCGGCGTACGCCGGTGGCGCCGCCCGTGACCGGCTCCTACGTCGGGGGGCACCCCTTCCTGCCCGACGACGCCGAGTGGCCCCGCGACCCGGACGAGTGGCCGATGCACTTCGTGCTGCAGGTGGCCTTCGCCGACGTGCCCGCCCTGCCGGGCTTTCCGCGCGAGGGGCTGCTGCAGATGTTCGTGCGTGACGACTCGACCCACGGGCTCACCTTCGACGACACCGCCGGGACCCGCGGTCTGCTGTGCCGCTGGTACGACGCCGCCGCGCTGGCGCGACCGGTCGAGGTGACCTCCACGACGCCGGTCTTCACCAGCGACGACTCACCGCTGGCCGACCCGCAGCACCCGGTGGCGCTGGAGTTCACGTCCATCTGGTCGCTGCCGCTGGGCTGGGAGAACCTGGCCGACGACGTGGCGGCCGCCCCGGAGGCGTTCGCCGCGCTCGAGGAGCTGCTCGAGACCCGCGAGGACCTCGTCGAGGCGCTCGAGCAGGCCGTGGCCGAGCACGGTCGGTGGAGCGGGGTCCACGTCGGCGGCTGGCCGTCGTTCGTGCAGGGCGCCCCCGACGTGCCGGCGTACGGCTCCTCGCAGCTGCTGGTCGGCATGGCCGGCGGGCTCTTCGAGTGGGGCGACGTCGGCAACGCCCACCTCTTCGGCGACCCCGAGGCCCTGGCCGCGGGTGACGTCTCGCGGCTGTGGTGGGAGTGGGCGAGCTGA
- a CDS encoding SGNH/GDSL hydrolase family protein produces MPDVVDQQLPAWAALPAALSPLPDLITVMVGSNDLFSGARHRTRLPDAMAELVSRLPRGSVVTTLPQPRAAARLANRHLDEAARRGHLRVVDLRTDGPDSWRGKLAADFFHPNEAGYAALTDAFEPVVRQVLRADL; encoded by the coding sequence GTGCCCGACGTCGTCGACCAGCAGCTGCCGGCCTGGGCGGCGCTGCCGGCCGCGCTCTCGCCCCTGCCCGACCTAATCACGGTGATGGTCGGCTCCAACGACCTCTTCAGCGGCGCCCGGCACCGCACCCGGCTGCCCGACGCCATGGCCGAGCTCGTCTCGCGGCTGCCGCGCGGCAGCGTGGTCACCACGCTCCCCCAGCCCCGGGCCGCGGCCAGGCTGGCCAACCGCCACCTCGACGAGGCGGCGCGCCGCGGGCACCTGCGGGTCGTCGACCTGCGCACCGACGGACCCGACTCGTGGCGCGGCAAGCTGGCCGCCGACTTCTTCCACCCCAACGAGGCGGGCTACGCCGCCCTCACCGACGCCTTCGAGCCGGTGGTGCGCCAGGTGCTGCGCGCGGATCTGTGA
- a CDS encoding histidine phosphatase family protein → MVTLHLLVHPEATHVVEGLVGGWYDAALTARGEAQAAAAAAALATALAPALEAGERVAVVSSDLRRCRRTAEAVTAALACVAGRAPAVALDAGLREQSYGEAEGHPVGTHPWRPPGPGDDALHHHDGVPGSETRAQVVGRVHAAVKRHLAAAPEHLVVVTHGGAATYVVTAWLGLPLEVVGRVRFATPPGSITTLREDPATGDRRVEVLGDVRHLDAP, encoded by the coding sequence ATGGTGACGCTGCACCTGCTGGTCCACCCCGAGGCGACCCACGTCGTCGAGGGCCTGGTCGGCGGTTGGTACGACGCCGCGCTCACCGCGCGCGGAGAGGCGCAGGCAGCGGCCGCGGCCGCCGCGCTCGCGACCGCCCTGGCGCCGGCGCTCGAGGCGGGCGAGCGGGTCGCGGTCGTCTCCTCGGACCTGCGGCGCTGTCGACGCACCGCCGAGGCGGTGACGGCCGCCCTGGCCTGCGTCGCCGGTCGCGCGCCGGCGGTCGCCCTCGACGCCGGCCTCCGCGAGCAGTCCTACGGCGAGGCCGAGGGTCACCCGGTCGGCACCCACCCGTGGCGCCCGCCGGGCCCCGGTGACGACGCGCTGCACCACCACGACGGCGTTCCCGGCTCCGAGACGCGTGCGCAGGTGGTGGGCCGGGTGCACGCCGCGGTGAAGCGCCACCTGGCCGCGGCTCCCGAGCACCTGGTGGTGGTCACCCACGGGGGAGCCGCGACCTACGTGGTGACGGCCTGGCTGGGGCTGCCGCTCGAGGTGGTGGGCCGGGTGCGCTTCGCGACGCCGCCGGGCAGCATCACCACGCTGCGCGAGGACCCGGCGACCGGCGACCGGCGCGTCGAGGTGCTCGGCGACGTGCGGCACCTCGACGCGCCCTGA
- a CDS encoding SGNH/GDSL hydrolase family protein: MAARPTGRALRRAALPLAVLGALLSPAGPTTPAVSADQAGPSYVALGDSYSSGTGTRSYVADGTDCLRSTRAYPSLLAARRGYSLDLRACSGAVVADVTAAQLGALSASTAYVTISVGGNDAGFADVLTTCATPWWMASCTKAVDGARSFINTTLPGRLSTLYSQIRTRAPQARVVVAGYPRVFGDEDCNALTFFSASERAQLNATADLLNQRLREQASAQGLGFADPTSRFVGHAVCADTEWLNGLSYPVVESYHPNVPGHAQGYLPAVEAQVPAGTARPTGERRVPAAEIARSQRPYADLDAGIEPAVVHAPDLDSRRARRAADRAGVDIERWRARQQR, from the coding sequence GTGGCTGCTCGTCCCACCGGCCGCGCCCTCCGGCGCGCCGCCCTGCCCCTCGCCGTCCTCGGCGCCCTGCTCTCCCCCGCGGGTCCCACGACCCCGGCCGTCTCCGCCGACCAGGCCGGGCCGTCGTACGTCGCCCTCGGGGACTCCTACTCCTCAGGCACCGGAACCCGCTCCTACGTCGCCGACGGCACCGACTGCCTGCGCTCGACCAGGGCCTACCCCAGCCTGCTGGCGGCCCGTCGCGGCTACTCGCTCGACCTGCGCGCGTGCTCGGGCGCGGTGGTGGCCGACGTGACCGCGGCCCAGCTCGGCGCGCTCAGCGCCTCGACCGCCTACGTCACCATCTCGGTGGGCGGCAACGACGCCGGGTTCGCCGACGTGCTGACCACCTGTGCCACGCCGTGGTGGATGGCCAGCTGCACGAAGGCCGTCGACGGGGCGCGCAGCTTCATCAACACCACCCTGCCCGGGCGGCTGTCCACGCTCTACTCCCAGATCCGCACCCGTGCACCGCAGGCGCGCGTGGTGGTCGCCGGCTACCCGCGCGTCTTCGGCGACGAGGACTGCAACGCGCTCACCTTCTTCTCCGCCTCCGAGCGCGCCCAGCTCAACGCGACCGCCGACCTCCTCAACCAGCGGCTGCGCGAGCAGGCCTCGGCCCAGGGCCTCGGCTTCGCCGACCCGACCAGCCGCTTCGTCGGCCACGCGGTGTGCGCCGACACCGAGTGGCTCAACGGCCTGTCCTACCCGGTCGTCGAGAGCTACCACCCCAACGTCCCGGGCCACGCCCAGGGGTACCTGCCCGCCGTCGAGGCCCAGGTGCCCGCCGGGACCGCCCGGCCCACCGGGGAGCGCCGGGTCCCGGCCGCCGAGATCGCCCGCAGCCAGCGGCCGTACGCCGACCTCGACGCCGGCATCGAGCCCGCCGTGGTGCACGCACCCGACCTCGACAGCCGCCGGGCCCGACGGGCCGCCGACCGGGCGGGCGTCGACATCGAGCGGTGGCGGGCCCGCCAGCAACGCTGA
- a CDS encoding aminotransferase class V-fold PLP-dependent enzyme: MSAGECAREDRDRLLETVRTSVIGEDQVMATPYGPRRVTYADYTASGRALSFIEDFVREQVLPAYANTHTESSGTGLQTTRLREEARETIRAACGGDESTVVLFAGSGSTGAIAKLIGVLGLRVPSVLDDAHHLTDRIAPEQRPVVFVGPYEHHSNEVPWRETIADVVVIPEDADGHIDQACLRERLEEHADRPLLIGSFSAASNVTGILSDTAGIAEVLHEHGALSLWDFAAAAPYVDIEMGALAGRPLSYKDAVFISPHKFIGGPSTPGVLVARRELFGNRVPDVPGGGTVAYVNDDDHRYLADPTHREEGGTPAIIESIRAGLVFGLKQAVGTDTIREQEERHLSRAVGAWRDEPALELLGSLDAQRLSIVSFVVRSPSGRYLHHNYVVALLNDLFGIQSRGGCSCAGPYGHRLLGIDLERSHEFEREIAGGCEGIKPGWVRINFNYFVSDTVVDYLVEAVRMVARDGWRLLGDYRFEVATGLWRHRDGLVEPPLSLRQVSYAGGVPHMPQHRERGGEELLAEHLRDAREVLAAERDLPDLTDHPGQVSADFEHLRWFDLPPECLA, encoded by the coding sequence ATGTCAGCAGGGGAGTGCGCGCGCGAGGACCGGGACCGGCTGCTGGAGACGGTGCGGACCTCCGTCATCGGCGAGGACCAGGTGATGGCCACGCCGTACGGGCCGCGCCGGGTCACCTACGCCGACTACACCGCCTCCGGCCGGGCCCTGTCGTTCATCGAGGACTTCGTGCGCGAGCAGGTGCTGCCGGCCTACGCCAACACCCACACCGAGTCCTCCGGCACCGGCCTGCAGACCACCCGGCTGCGCGAGGAGGCCCGCGAGACGATCCGCGCGGCGTGCGGCGGCGACGAGTCGACGGTGGTGCTCTTCGCCGGCTCCGGGAGCACCGGTGCCATCGCCAAGCTGATCGGGGTCCTGGGCCTGCGGGTGCCCTCGGTGCTCGACGACGCCCACCACCTCACCGACCGGATCGCGCCCGAGCAGCGCCCCGTCGTGTTCGTCGGGCCCTACGAGCACCACTCCAACGAGGTGCCGTGGCGCGAGACCATCGCCGACGTCGTCGTGATCCCCGAGGACGCCGACGGCCACATCGACCAGGCCTGCCTGCGCGAGCGCCTCGAGGAGCACGCCGACCGGCCGCTGCTGATCGGGTCGTTCTCGGCGGCCAGCAACGTGACCGGCATCCTCTCCGACACCGCCGGCATCGCGGAGGTGCTCCACGAGCACGGCGCGCTGTCGCTGTGGGACTTCGCCGCGGCGGCGCCGTACGTCGACATCGAGATGGGCGCGCTCGCCGGGCGCCCGCTGTCCTACAAGGACGCCGTCTTCATCTCCCCCCACAAGTTCATCGGCGGCCCGTCGACACCCGGTGTGCTGGTGGCGCGCCGCGAGCTGTTCGGCAACCGGGTGCCCGACGTGCCCGGGGGCGGGACCGTGGCCTACGTGAACGACGACGACCACCGCTACCTCGCCGACCCCACGCACCGCGAGGAGGGCGGCACCCCGGCCATCATCGAGTCGATCCGCGCGGGCCTGGTCTTCGGTCTCAAGCAGGCCGTGGGCACCGACACGATCCGTGAGCAGGAGGAGCGCCACCTCTCCCGCGCGGTGGGCGCCTGGCGCGACGAGCCGGCGCTGGAGCTGCTCGGCAGCCTCGACGCCCAGCGGCTCTCGATCGTCTCGTTCGTGGTGCGCTCGCCCTCGGGGCGCTACCTGCACCACAACTACGTGGTCGCGCTGCTCAACGACCTCTTCGGCATCCAGTCGCGCGGCGGCTGCTCGTGCGCCGGCCCCTACGGGCACCGCCTGCTGGGCATCGACCTCGAGCGCTCTCACGAGTTCGAGCGCGAGATCGCCGGCGGGTGCGAGGGCATCAAGCCCGGCTGGGTGCGCATCAACTTCAACTACTTCGTCTCCGACACGGTCGTCGACTACCTGGTCGAGGCGGTGCGCATGGTCGCCCGCGACGGCTGGCGGCTGCTGGGCGACTACCGCTTCGAGGTCGCCACCGGTCTGTGGCGCCACCGCGACGGCCTCGTCGAGCCGCCCCTCTCGCTGCGCCAGGTCTCGTACGCCGGCGGGGTGCCGCACATGCCGCAGCACCGCGAGCGCGGGGGAGAGGAGCTGCTGGCCGAGCACCTGCGCGACGCGCGCGAGGTGCTCGCCGCCGAGCGCGACCTCCCGGACCTCACCGACCACCCGGGGCAGGTCTCCGCCGACTTCGAGCACCTGCGCTGGTTCGACCTGCCGCCGGAGTGCCTGGCCTGA